The genomic stretch CCGCCGCGGGCGCCGGCGCCGATGTGTTCCGCCACTTCGCGCTGGCGGGCCGTCATGGTTTCAGGGGTCAGGGTGGTGAAGCGGGGCATGACGTTTCCTGTTGCCTTGTTCGCGGTAGGATGCAGCCCGCTCAGGAAAACGCCAATGCCCGCGAAGAACATCCTCTTCATCATGTGCGACCAGCTGCGCTGGGATCACCTTGGCTGCGCCGGCCATCCCTTTCTCAGGACGCCCAACATGGATGCGCTGGCGGCGCGCGGCGTGCGCTTCTCCCAGGCCTATGTGCAATCCGGCATTTGCGGCCCTTCGCGGATGAGCTTCTACACCGGCCGCTACGTCGCCAGCCACGGCGCCACGCATAACCGCGTGCCGCTCAGTGTCGGCGAGGTGACGCTGGGCTGGCATCTGCGCGAGGCGGGCCGCAGCCTGGCGCTGGCCGGCAAGACGCATTTCATGCCCGATGGCCATGGCATGAAGCGCCTGCTGCTGGATGGCCAGGATGAGCTGGCCGTGCTGCTGCGCGAGGGCTGGTTCACCCTGGTGGACCGCCATGACGGCCACCACGCCGAGACCGACAGCGGCTACGCCCATTGGCTGCGCGCCCAGGGCTATGAGAGCCCCGACCCCTGGACGGATCACGTCATCGCCGTGGAGAACGACAAGGGCGAGGTGCTGAACGGCTGGAAGATGCGCCATGCCCGGCTGCCCGCCCGCGTGCGCGAGGAGCACAGCGAGACCGCCTATACGACGGACCAGGCGCTGCGCTTCATCACCGAGCAGGGCGAGAAGCCCTGGGTGCTGCACCTCTCCTATGTGAAGCCGCATTGGCCCTATATCGCGCCCGCGCCCTTTCACGCGATGTACACGCCCGAGCAATGCCTGCCGGTGCAGCGCCATGCCGATGAGCGCGGCCCCGGCATCCATCCCGTGCTGCGCGAATTCCAGAATGAGGAGGTGGCGCAAAGCTTCCAGCAGGATGCTTGCATCGCCGCCGTACGCCCCACCTATCAGGGGTTGATCGCGCAGGTGGATGCGCATCTGGGCCGCGTCTGGGCGCTGCTGGAGGCGCAGGATCGCTGGCGCGACACGATGGTGATCTTCACCAGCGACCATGGCGATTACCTGGGCGACCATTGGCTGGGCGAGAAGGAGCTGTTCCACGACTGCATCCAGCGCGTGCCCTTCCTGCTTTACGATCCCTCACCCGAAGCCGATGCCACGCGCGGCACCACGGATGCCCGCTTCGTGCAGGCGATTGACGTGGTGCCCACCATCCTGGACGCGCTGGGCTTGCCGTCGCAGCCGCATCTGCTGGAAGGCGCTTCGCTGCTGCCGCTGACGCGCGGCACCGCGACCGAATGGCGCGATGCCGTGGTGAGCGAGCTGGACTGGACCTTCCGCGGTGCCCGCCGGCGCCTGGGCCTGCCCACCGGGCAGCACCGCGCGTTCATGATTCGCGACGCGCGCTGGAAATACATCCATTGGACCAGCGGGATGCCGGCGCAGCTCTACGACCTTGTGGCTGACCCCGAGGAGTTCCACGACCTCGGCACCGATCCTGGGCTGGAGGCGG from Sediminicoccus sp. KRV36 encodes the following:
- a CDS encoding sulfatase-like hydrolase/transferase; this encodes MPAKNILFIMCDQLRWDHLGCAGHPFLRTPNMDALAARGVRFSQAYVQSGICGPSRMSFYTGRYVASHGATHNRVPLSVGEVTLGWHLREAGRSLALAGKTHFMPDGHGMKRLLLDGQDELAVLLREGWFTLVDRHDGHHAETDSGYAHWLRAQGYESPDPWTDHVIAVENDKGEVLNGWKMRHARLPARVREEHSETAYTTDQALRFITEQGEKPWVLHLSYVKPHWPYIAPAPFHAMYTPEQCLPVQRHADERGPGIHPVLREFQNEEVAQSFQQDACIAAVRPTYQGLIAQVDAHLGRVWALLEAQDRWRDTMVIFTSDHGDYLGDHWLGEKELFHDCIQRVPFLLYDPSPEADATRGTTDARFVQAIDVVPTILDALGLPSQPHLLEGASLLPLTRGTATEWRDAVVSELDWTFRGARRRLGLPTGQHRAFMIRDARWKYIHWTSGMPAQLYDLVADPEEFHDLGTDPGLEAVRAAMREKLLAWATGLKCRTTLSWAEAEFRTDRHKAAGVFYGEW